From the genome of Populus trichocarpa isolate Nisqually-1 chromosome 15, P.trichocarpa_v4.1, whole genome shotgun sequence, one region includes:
- the LOC7475177 gene encoding putative RNA polymerase II subunit B1 CTD phosphatase RPAP2 homolog, whose protein sequence is MAKDQSTVVKDTIYKLQLSLLDGIQNEDQLFAAGSIMSHSDYEDVVTERTIANLCGYPLCGNSLPSDRPQKGRYRISLKEHKVYDLHETYMYCSSSCVINSRTFSGSLQEERCLVLNPAKLNEVLMLFDNFSLGSEGSLGKNGDLGFSNLKIEEKTEKVEGEVSFEQWIGPSNAIEGYVPQRDRNSKSLPLKNHKEGLEEDFIIDDMDFTSSIITQDEYSISKTPSGLTDTNTDKKTQKPKAKGSHKGSKGSKAKGTKQSSKQESFINDMNFTSTIIITQDEYSISKSPSGLAGTTSKTKIQKQKEKVSQKSSENQSSATRKVGSSKTSRKVKEDRSKVAIKDELSSQDLSSPFDSCQTSSITITAEAKEKSVSEKAAKPVESSLKPSLKTSGAKQLTRSVTWADEKVGSSGSRDLCEVRGMEDTKAGPEIVDNIDKRDDGYVSKFESAEACAKALSQAAEAVASGDADASNALSEAGLVILPQPHDLDQGDPMEDVDVLDEESSTIKWPGKPGIPQSECFDPENSWYDAPPEGFSLELSSFATIWMALFAWVTSSSLAYVYGKDESSHEEYLMVNGREYPRKIVLGDGRSFEIQQTIEGCLGRAFPVVVADLRLPIPISTLEQGAANLLGTMSFVDAVPAFRMKQWQVIALLFIEALSVCRIPALISYMDNRRMVIQKVVDGVRMSAEEYEVMKDLMIPLGRAPQFSPQSGA, encoded by the exons ATGGCGAAAGATCAATCAACTGTTGTTAAGGATACTATTTACAAATTACAACTTTCTCTTCTCGACGGCATCCAAAATGAGGATCAGTTATTTGCAGCTGGATCTATAATGTCGCACAGTGATTATGAAGATGTTGTTACTGAACGAACGATAGCGAACCTCTGTGGTTACCCTCTCTGTGGCAATTCTTTGCCATCTGATCGCCCTCAAAAGGGCCGTTATCGCATTTCTTTGAAGGAGCATAAAGTTTATGATCTACATGAGACGTACATGTATTGCTCTTCTAGTTGTGTTATTAATAGTCGAACTTTTTCTGGGAGCTTGCAAGAAGAGAGATGCTTGGTTTTGAATCCAGCAAAACTTAATGAGGTTTTGatgttgtttgataattttagtTTGGGTTCTGAGGGTAGTCTGGGGAAGAATGGGGATTtgggtttttcaaatttgaagaTCGAGGAGAAAACAGAAAAAGTTGAGGGAGAGGTTTCTTTTGAACAATGGATTGGTCCTTCAAATGCAATTGAAGGGTATGTTCCACAACGGGATCGTAATTCAAAGTCCTTACCattgaaaaatcacaaagaag GGCTAGAAGAAGATTTTATCATCGATGACATGGATTTCACAAGCTCCATTATCACTCAAGATGAATATAGCATTTCAAAAACTCCCTCAGGCTTGACAGACACCAACACTGATAAAAAAACTCAGAAACCAAAAGCAAAAGGATCTCATAAAGGCTCTAAGG GATCAAAAGCTAAAGGTACTAAACAAAGTAGTAAACAAGAATCTTTCATCAATGACATGAACTTCACAAGCACCATCATTATCACTCAAGATGAGTATAGCATTTCAAAAAGTCCCTCAGGTTTGGCAGGCACtacttccaaaacaaaaatacagaaacagaaagaaaaggtaTCTCAGAAAAGCTCTGAGAATCAATCTTCTGCTACTAGAAAGGTTGGTTCTAGTAAGACATCAAGGAAGGTGAAAGAAGATAGAAGTAAAGTAGCCATAAAAGATGAGCTTAGCAGTCAAGATCTGTCTTCACCTTTTGATTCCTGTCAAACCAGTTCCATTACAATTACTGCTGAAGCTAAAGAAAAATCTGTGTCTGAAAAAGCAGCTAAACCGGTTGAATCATCACTCAAGCCCTCTCTTAAAACTTCTGGTGCGAAGCAATTAACTCGCTCTGTTACTTGGGCTGATGAGAAAGTTGGTAGTTCTGGAAGTAGAGATCTTTGCGAGGTTAGGGGAATGGAAGATACAAAAGCAGGTCCTGAGATTGTAGACAATATAGACAAGAGAGATGATGGTTATGTATCAAAATTCGAATCAGCTGAAGCATGTGCTAAAGCTTTGAGCCAGGCTGCTGAAGCTGTTGCATCTGGAGATGCTGATGCCAGTAATGCTC TGTCTGAAGCTGGACTCGTCATATTACCTCAACCGCATGATTTGGATCAAGGGGATCCCATGGAGGATGTTGATGTGCTTGACGAAGAATCCTCAACTATTAAGTGGCCAGGAAAGCCTGGGATTCCACAATCTGAATGCTTTGATCCCGAGAACTCATGGTATGATGCTCCTCCTGAAGGTTTCAGTTTGGAG TTATCCTCTTTCGCGACAATATGGATGGCTCTGTTTGCATGGGTCACATCATCCTCTTTGGCATATGTATACGGCAAAGATGAAAGTTCCCATGAGGAATACTTGATGGTTAATGGGAGGGAGTACCCTCGGAAGATTGTCTTGGGAGATGGTCGCTCCTTTGAAATCCAGCAAACTATTGAGGGTTGTCTTGGTCGGGCTTTCCCTGTTGTTGTTGCTGATCTCAGGCTACCAATACCTATATCTACATTGGAGCAAGGAGCG GCAAACTTGTTGGGTACAATGTCCTTTGTTGATGCAGTTCCAGCATTCAGAATGAAACAGTGGCAAGTCATAGCGCTTCTCTTCATTGAAGCTCTCTCTGTATGCAGGATCCCAGCACTCATTTCATACATGGATAATAGGAGAATGGTGATTCAGAAG GTGGTAGATGGTGTCCGCATGAGTGCAGAAGAGTATGAGGTCATGAAGGATCTCATGATACCTCTTGGCCGAGCACCTCAGTTTTCGCCTCAGAGTGGAGCATAG
- the LOC18105490 gene encoding F-box/kelch-repeat protein At3g06240, whose protein sequence is MLTQRRELYSISVLPGGINRVDDRSMPFALEAGKYAAEIVGSSNGLVCLSIRSKISNDLNAHILWNPATRQYRELPPNRICYSQAQGFGFHHGINDYKLLQVAYRKNGQQEAKVLALSTGSWRKVEDTLPSYDYGIAKPVVVKGVWYHMATAARETPFIIRFDMGDDTFSKVKTAPIPYHSSPEYLVKKVKLMEYKELPAICVFEYNYWIPYPSLSFKIDIWLMNNEQSWTKVLTCSQNSVPISDVGLLPLGFWVDEESIISENYKRDGLSLFNLSNKQSKVVVVDEAKRLWLW, encoded by the coding sequence ATGCTCACACAGCGGCGAGAATTATATAGCATATCAGTGCTTCCCGGAGGAATAAATAGAGTTGATGATCGCAGCATGCCATTCGCACTGGAAGCGGGTAAATATGCAGCAGAAATTGTGGGTTCTAGCAATGGTTTAGTTTGTTTAAGTATCCGTTCAAAGATATCTAATGATCTTAACGCTCATATATTATGGAATCCAGCAACAAGGCAATACCGAGAGTTACCTCCTAACAGGATTTGTTACAGTCAAGCTCAAGGGTTTGGTTTCCATCACGGTATAAACGACTACAAACTGCTCCAAGTTGCTTACAGAAAGAATGGCCAGCAGGAAGCTAAGGTTCTTGCATTGAGCACAGGTTCTTGGAGAAAGGTGGAGGACACTCTTCCTTCATATGATTACGGTATTGCAAAACCGGTGGTTGTTAAAGGAGTTTGGTATCACATGGCAACAGCTGCTCGAGAAACACCATTTATTATAAGGTTTGACATGGGCGACGACACCTTCTCCAAGGTGAAAACTGCACCTATACCTTATCATTCCTCTCCTGAATATCTCGTTAAGAAAGTGAAGTTGATGGAGTACAAAGAATTGCCTGCAATTTGCGTATTCGAATATAATTACTGGATCCCATATCCTAGTTTATCTTTCAAGATTGATATATGGTTAATGAACAACGAGCAGTCTTGGACAAAGGTATTGACATGTAGTCAGAATTCCGTTCCCATTTCTGATGTTGGCTTGCTGCCTTTAGGGTTCTGGGTTGATGAAGAAAGTATAATCTCGGAGAACTACAAGAGGGATGGCTTGAGCTTGTTTAATCTCTCGAATAAGCAATCGAAAGTGGTTGTGGTAGATGAAGCCAAAAGGTTGTGGTTGTGGTAG